Proteins found in one Methylobacterium sp. CB376 genomic segment:
- a CDS encoding HAD-IA family hydrolase, whose amino-acid sequence MILIVFDVDGTLVDSQHLIVAAQEAAFAAVGLPAPSRARALSVVGLSLPQAFTALVGADGPVTALAAHYKEAFHRLRAEAALREPLFPGAAELLARLHRQPEVQLGIATGKSRRGVDHLIRAYGWEGWFATVQTADDAPSKPHPAMLEQAMGEVGLSAADTLMIGDTTYDMLMARGAKVVPIGVAWGYHTPEALTAAGAQEVVTSYAELGTVLEGRAGV is encoded by the coding sequence GTGATCCTCATCGTCTTCGACGTCGACGGCACCCTCGTCGACAGCCAGCACCTGATCGTGGCGGCGCAGGAGGCGGCCTTCGCGGCGGTCGGGCTGCCGGCGCCGAGCCGCGCGCGGGCGCTCTCGGTGGTCGGGCTCTCGCTGCCCCAGGCCTTCACGGCCCTGGTCGGGGCGGACGGGCCCGTGACGGCGCTCGCCGCCCATTACAAGGAGGCCTTCCACCGGCTTCGCGCCGAGGCCGCCCTGCGCGAGCCGCTCTTCCCGGGGGCGGCGGAGCTGCTGGCCCGGCTCCACCGGCAGCCCGAGGTGCAGCTCGGCATCGCCACCGGCAAGTCCCGCCGCGGCGTCGACCACCTGATCCGGGCCTATGGCTGGGAGGGCTGGTTCGCGACCGTGCAGACCGCCGACGACGCGCCCTCAAAGCCCCACCCGGCGATGCTGGAACAGGCGATGGGCGAGGTGGGCCTCTCCGCCGCCGACACGCTGATGATCGGCGACACGACCTACGACATGCTGATGGCCCGCGGCGCCAAGGTGGTCCCGATCGGCGTCGCCTGGGGCTACCACACCCCGGAGGCCCTCACCGCCGCCGGCGCCCAGGAGGTGGTGACCTCCTACGCGGAGCTCGGCACGGTGCTGGAGGGGCGAGCGGGGGTGTAG
- a CDS encoding ATP12 family chaperone protein: MSDDTLRDWLGQPEPNPDPLRAARTASRPALPKRFYAEAGTAEAEDGHRLVLDGRPARTPGRRVVAVPQPAVARALAEEWGAQAEVIDPARMPLTRLVNTALDGVAERREAVVQDIAAYAGSDLLAYRAGDPARLVASQAAAWDPVLDWARDELGALIVLSEGVMHVAQPAGSLEAVRRAVEAVESPLALTGLHVMTTLTGSVLLALAVLRGRLTAEEAWEAAHVDETFQASVWGRDEEAEARRALRKQDFLTAARLVALTA, translated from the coding sequence ATGAGCGACGACACCCTCCGCGACTGGCTGGGCCAGCCCGAGCCGAATCCCGATCCCCTCCGCGCCGCCCGGACGGCGAGCAGGCCCGCCCTGCCCAAGCGCTTCTACGCCGAGGCCGGGACCGCCGAGGCCGAGGACGGGCACCGGCTCGTCCTCGACGGGCGCCCGGCCCGCACCCCCGGCCGGCGCGTCGTCGCGGTGCCGCAGCCGGCCGTGGCCCGGGCGCTGGCCGAGGAATGGGGGGCGCAGGCGGAGGTGATCGACCCGGCCCGCATGCCGCTCACCCGCCTCGTCAACACGGCCCTCGACGGCGTCGCCGAGCGGCGCGAGGCGGTGGTGCAGGACATCGCGGCCTATGCGGGCTCCGACCTCCTCGCCTATCGGGCGGGCGACCCGGCGCGGCTGGTGGCGAGCCAGGCGGCGGCCTGGGATCCGGTGCTCGACTGGGCGCGCGACGAACTCGGCGCGCTCATCGTGCTGAGCGAGGGCGTGATGCACGTGGCCCAGCCGGCCGGCTCGCTAGAGGCGGTGCGCCGGGCGGTCGAGGCGGTCGAGAGCCCGCTCGCGCTCACCGGGCTGCACGTCATGACGACGCTCACCGGCTCGGTCCTGCTCGCCCTCGCGGTGCTGCGCGGACGCCTGACGGCCGAGGAGGCCTGGGAGGCGGCGCATGTCGACGAGACCTTCCAGGCGAGCGTCTGGGGACGCGACGAGGAGGCCGAGGCGCGCCGGGCGCTGCGCAAGCAGGATTTCCTGACCGCCGCGCGGCTCGTCGCCCTGACGGCGTGA
- a CDS encoding DUF6894 family protein: MPRYHFDVQSGSGVVCQDFFGIDCPDDAAALALARHGAGFTSHDECARNPQLARYRFAVTDEAHRPLFTVPFTELEPDPRPRRSRVNLA; encoded by the coding sequence ATGCCACGCTACCATTTCGACGTGCAATCCGGATCGGGCGTCGTCTGTCAGGACTTTTTCGGGATCGACTGCCCCGACGACGCGGCGGCCCTGGCGCTCGCGCGCCACGGGGCCGGCTTCACCTCGCACGACGAATGCGCCCGCAACCCCCAGCTCGCCCGCTACCGCTTCGCGGTGACGGACGAGGCGCACCGCCCGCTCTTCACGGTGCCCTTCACCGAGCTGGAGCCCGATCCCCGGCCCCGGCGCAGCCGCGTGAACCTGGCCTGA
- a CDS encoding LemA family protein encodes MWPSRVVGALALVAVAGGLSGCGAVNRVPVLEEQAKSAWSEVQNQYQRRTDLIPNLVETVKGYAQQEKDVLIGVTEARAKATSVKVDAGTVSDPQKFKEFQDAQNQLSGALGRLLVTVERYPDLKSNQNFLALQSQLEGTENRIAVARRDYIAAVRAYNTEVRTIPGRWIAGILYPDAKPMETFTATPDAARPPNVKF; translated from the coding sequence ATCTGGCCGTCCCGGGTCGTCGGCGCCCTCGCCCTCGTCGCGGTGGCGGGCGGCCTCTCGGGCTGCGGTGCCGTCAACCGGGTGCCGGTCCTGGAGGAGCAGGCGAAATCCGCCTGGAGCGAGGTCCAGAACCAGTATCAGCGCCGCACCGACCTGATCCCGAACCTCGTCGAGACCGTGAAGGGCTACGCGCAGCAGGAGAAGGACGTCCTGATCGGCGTCACCGAGGCCCGCGCCAAGGCCACGAGCGTCAAGGTCGATGCCGGCACGGTCAGCGACCCGCAGAAGTTCAAGGAGTTCCAGGACGCGCAGAACCAGCTCTCGGGGGCGCTGGGGCGGCTCCTGGTCACGGTCGAGCGCTACCCCGACCTCAAGTCGAACCAGAACTTCCTCGCCCTGCAATCGCAGCTCGAAGGCACCGAGAACCGGATCGCGGTGGCGCGGCGCGACTACATCGCGGCGGTGCGGGCCTACAACACCGAGGTGCGCACGATCCCGGGGCGCTGGATCGCCGGGATCCTCTATCCCGATGCGAAGCCGATGGAGACCTTCACGGCGACGCCCGACGCCGCGCGCCCGCCGAACGTAAAGTTCTAG
- a CDS encoding TPM domain-containing protein, with protein MPAALPIRPDPRGRLLRGLVLCILLLAALRPAATRAAELSFPALTGRVVDAAGLLGPARRDALDAKLKAHEDKTSDQVVVATVPSLQGTSVEDYANQLFRSWKLGQAKTNNGVLLLVAPRERKVRIEVGYGLEGALTDALTKVLIASAVTPRFKSGDFAGGIEAGVDGILSILAGDAQDWQRRPQVRSDEVDPAQVLLFLLLILVVIVVLWRMNRAGRGGLVVLPGPGSGGWSGGWSGGGSSGGFSGGFSGGGGSSGGGGASGDW; from the coding sequence GTGCCCGCTGCCCTGCCGATCCGGCCCGATCCCCGCGGGCGGCTCCTCCGCGGGCTCGTCCTGTGCATCCTGCTCCTCGCCGCGCTGCGTCCGGCGGCCACCCGCGCGGCCGAGCTGTCCTTCCCGGCGCTCACCGGCCGGGTGGTCGATGCGGCCGGGCTGCTCGGCCCCGCGCGGCGCGACGCCCTCGATGCCAAGCTCAAGGCCCACGAGGACAAGACCTCCGACCAGGTCGTGGTGGCGACGGTGCCGAGCCTGCAGGGCACCAGCGTCGAGGATTACGCCAACCAGCTCTTCCGCAGCTGGAAGCTCGGTCAGGCCAAGACCAACAACGGCGTCCTCCTGCTGGTGGCCCCGCGGGAGCGCAAGGTGCGCATCGAGGTCGGCTACGGGCTCGAAGGCGCGCTCACCGACGCCCTCACCAAGGTGCTGATCGCGAGCGCGGTCACGCCGCGCTTCAAGAGCGGCGACTTCGCGGGCGGGATCGAGGCCGGCGTGGATGGCATCCTGTCGATCCTGGCGGGCGACGCGCAGGACTGGCAGCGCAGGCCGCAGGTGCGCTCCGACGAGGTCGACCCCGCCCAGGTCCTGCTCTTCCTCCTGCTGATCCTCGTGGTGATCGTCGTGCTGTGGCGGATGAACCGGGCCGGGCGCGGCGGACTCGTCGTCCTGCCCGGCCCCGGCTCCGGCGGCTGGAGCGGCGGCTGGAGCGGGGGCGGCTCGTCTGGGGGCTTCTCGGGCGGGTTCTCGGGCGGGGGCGGCTCCTCGGGCGGCGGGGGAGCGTCCGGTGACTGGTAG
- a CDS encoding TPM domain-containing protein — MTGRPADLLGPEACARIAAAVARAEAGTSAEIVVMVSARAGRYRSLVLTAALLAGLLLPWALLLLTPWSAGRILLTQAGAVALILALSLSERLHLALVPRSLRRARVREAALFAFRSRGLTRTRGRTGLLLFLSLAERHAEIVADEGLLARIGPQAWTDLLADLAASLRRGEAEAGLVAILARLGERLAAAAPAGPGDPDELPNRVILDG, encoded by the coding sequence GTGACTGGTAGGCCCGCCGACCTCCTCGGCCCGGAGGCCTGCGCGCGGATCGCCGCGGCCGTGGCGCGGGCGGAGGCCGGCACCTCGGCCGAGATCGTCGTGATGGTGAGCGCGCGCGCCGGGCGCTACCGCTCCCTCGTGCTCACCGCGGCCCTCCTCGCCGGGCTCCTCCTGCCCTGGGCGCTCCTGCTGCTCACGCCCTGGAGCGCGGGCCGGATCCTCCTGACCCAGGCCGGCGCCGTGGCGCTGATCCTGGCGCTCAGCCTGTCGGAGCGGCTGCACCTCGCCCTGGTGCCCCGGTCGCTGCGGCGGGCGCGGGTGCGCGAGGCGGCGCTCTTCGCCTTCCGGTCGCGGGGCCTCACCCGCACGCGCGGCCGCACCGGCCTGCTCCTCTTCCTGTCGCTGGCCGAGCGGCACGCCGAGATCGTGGCGGATGAGGGCCTGCTGGCGCGGATCGGGCCGCAGGCCTGGACCGATCTCCTCGCCGACCTCGCCGCCTCCCTGCGCCGCGGCGAGGCGGAGGCCGGCCTCGTCGCGATTCTGGCGCGCCTCGGCGAGCGCCTCGCCGCCGCGGCGCCGGCCGGGCCGGGCGATCCGGACGAGTTGCCGAACCGGGTCATCCTCGACGGGTGA
- a CDS encoding patatin-like phospholipase family protein → MPEIPAFVAFAGGGAKGLVHVGALKALETRAVDIRGVAGTSAGAIVAALKASGFSADDMADPITGRTILDELARIDAALSTAPALFGEGGWARVARLRALLRCGLARVAVAAALSVTLLLLGSFLCAAMANVAAALILWGLWLATCGIVFRRIRAGLAGLSRLERFKGALGRVIAARAFPAEPDRIVRLRDFDGGHLLPLKIVGANLSTRQLTLFSAETTPDIAVADAVAASISIPIVFAPQRIGADVFVDGGIVSNLPAWPFDEERALDPDAVTLAFEIAEEVPENEELGGAAWLPAAIRTALFGSGILNLRAVGRSELITLRTDLDVLQFDLGRQAALRQVAESTIAADVELELRLFARPSLYRRACETMVRAVEDILAGLDGTSRRGAGPRRVRVSLAMPDDGHARSLRLRYGAGYDADLDERLLLPLDATVAGLA, encoded by the coding sequence GTGCCCGAGATTCCGGCCTTCGTCGCGTTCGCCGGGGGCGGCGCGAAGGGATTGGTCCACGTAGGGGCCCTGAAGGCCCTCGAAACCAGGGCCGTGGACATCCGCGGAGTCGCCGGGACCTCCGCCGGCGCCATCGTGGCGGCGCTGAAGGCCAGCGGCTTCTCGGCCGACGACATGGCCGACCCGATCACCGGACGCACCATCCTCGACGAACTGGCCCGCATCGATGCGGCCCTGTCCACGGCGCCGGCGCTGTTCGGGGAAGGCGGATGGGCGCGCGTGGCGCGCCTGCGCGCGTTGCTCCGCTGCGGCCTCGCGCGGGTCGCGGTCGCGGCGGCCCTCTCGGTCACCCTCCTCCTCCTCGGCTCGTTCCTGTGCGCCGCGATGGCGAACGTCGCCGCGGCGCTGATCCTCTGGGGGCTGTGGCTCGCAACCTGCGGCATCGTCTTCCGGCGCATCCGGGCCGGGCTCGCCGGGCTCTCGCGCCTGGAGCGCTTCAAGGGCGCCCTCGGCCGGGTCATCGCGGCGCGCGCGTTCCCGGCGGAACCGGACCGGATCGTGAGGCTGCGGGACTTCGACGGCGGGCATCTCCTGCCGCTCAAGATCGTCGGAGCGAATCTCTCGACGCGGCAACTCACGCTCTTCTCGGCGGAGACGACGCCCGACATCGCCGTCGCGGACGCGGTGGCGGCCTCGATCAGCATTCCGATCGTCTTCGCGCCGCAGCGGATCGGCGCGGACGTGTTCGTCGACGGCGGCATCGTCTCGAACCTGCCCGCCTGGCCCTTCGACGAGGAGCGCGCCCTCGATCCGGATGCCGTGACCCTGGCCTTCGAGATCGCCGAGGAGGTGCCGGAGAACGAGGAGCTCGGCGGCGCGGCGTGGCTGCCGGCCGCGATCCGGACCGCCCTGTTCGGGTCCGGGATCCTCAACCTGCGGGCGGTCGGCCGGTCGGAATTGATCACCCTGAGAACCGATCTCGACGTCCTTCAGTTCGACCTCGGCCGGCAGGCCGCCCTGAGGCAGGTGGCCGAGTCCACGATCGCGGCGGATGTCGAACTGGAGTTGCGCCTGTTCGCGCGGCCGAGCCTGTACCGACGCGCCTGCGAGACGATGGTGAGGGCGGTCGAGGACATCCTCGCCGGACTGGACGGCACCTCGCGCCGCGGGGCCGGCCCGCGCCGGGTGCGCGTGTCCCTGGCGATGCCGGATGACGGCCACGCGCGATCCCTTCGCCTGCGCTACGGCGCCGGCTACGACGCCGATCTCGACGAGCGTCTCCTGCTGCCGCTCGACGCCACCGTCGCGGGCCTGGCCTGA